One Pseudomonas entomophila genomic window carries:
- a CDS encoding DUF2934 domain-containing protein: MSVDEKRIREFAYQIWESEGKPDGQEDRHWDMARKLAEAESLAPKAAPRKKAVAKPKVTPVDKPTVAKKPRAVKKPAAG; this comes from the coding sequence ATGAGTGTCGATGAAAAACGTATTCGCGAATTCGCCTATCAGATCTGGGAGTCGGAGGGTAAGCCGGACGGCCAGGAGGACCGCCATTGGGACATGGCGCGCAAGCTCGCCGAGGCCGAGTCGTTGGCGCCTAAAGCCGCGCCGCGCAAGAAGGCGGTGGCCAAGCCCAAGGTGACGCCAGTGGACAAACCCACTGTCGCCAAGAAGCCTCGGGCGGTGAAAAAGCCAGCGGCGGGCTGA
- a CDS encoding malto-oligosyltrehalose synthase encodes MKALTATLRLQLHSDFTLDDAVPLVPYFARLGISHVYASPILTARAGSRHGYDVVDPTRVNPELGGEAALERLAAALRQHGMGLILDTVSNHMAVGGADNPWWQSLLAWGRRSPYAAFFDIQWHSSDPLLAGQLLLPFLGSDYGVALRDGEIPLTFDADQGQFEVAHHQHRFPICPLDYGRILGQAEDPRLHALAQRFSALHEAAEPLADALPLHRELARLAAGGARLEGALAAFDSRHEAGFKRLHLLLERQVYRLASWRTAADDINWRRFFDINELGGLRVERPEVFEATHATLFALIERGLVDGLRIDHIDGLADPRRYCRNLRRRVERLLACRPVQAAVEHFPIYVEKILGPGEHLHRDWLTDGTTGYEFMNQVSLLQHDPAGEAPLSDLWRDVGERPDFPDEVREARHLVLNASLAGDCESVAQALLQVARDDLMTRDLTLGAIRRALQALVEHYPVYRTYIHAGGRPDEDEAFFQQALAGARLSLGEADWPLLDHLGQWLGGQPWRQLPPGPPRKHRRHACVRFQQLTAPSAAKAVEDTAFYRSGRLLSRNDVGFDAERFSAEPAWFHNEAQRRLRDFPDNLLATATHDHKRGEDCRARLALLSERGPWLASRCEHWRELATPLRAVLDDGVAPSPGDELMLYQTLLGSWPLDLDLHEPAALRAYAERIRQWQCKALREAKLRSSWAAPNEAYEQACAGYVDGLLLDDENQQLRQSLHDAARRLDCPGALNGLAQCLLRLTTPGVPDLYQGNEYWDLSLVDPDNRRAVDYAARRASLDDSAPTAELLAHWRDGRIKQALIARVLDCRQAHPELFQRGAYLPLSVRGRHADKVLAFARLGEGERAVIVVPRLASALLGNAPTPLIPAQNWDDTRLTLPFALSPANCSGLFAGAAVTPSRELMLSTVLAEFPVNVLIDHA; translated from the coding sequence ATGAAGGCGCTGACCGCGACCCTGCGCCTGCAACTGCACAGCGACTTCACCCTCGATGACGCGGTGCCGCTGGTGCCTTATTTCGCCCGGCTCGGCATCAGCCATGTCTACGCCTCGCCGATCCTCACCGCCCGCGCAGGCTCGCGCCACGGCTACGATGTGGTCGATCCGACCCGGGTCAACCCCGAGCTGGGGGGCGAGGCGGCGCTGGAGCGCCTGGCGGCCGCCCTGCGCCAGCATGGCATGGGGCTGATCCTCGACACGGTGTCCAACCACATGGCCGTGGGCGGCGCCGACAACCCCTGGTGGCAGAGCCTGCTGGCCTGGGGGCGGCGCAGCCCGTACGCGGCGTTCTTCGATATCCAGTGGCACTCCAGCGACCCGCTGCTGGCCGGGCAACTGCTGCTGCCCTTCCTCGGCAGCGACTACGGCGTGGCCTTGCGCGACGGCGAGATCCCGCTGACGTTCGACGCGGATCAGGGCCAGTTCGAAGTCGCCCACCATCAACACCGTTTCCCCATCTGCCCGCTGGACTACGGACGCATCCTCGGCCAGGCCGAGGACCCTCGCCTGCACGCACTGGCCCAACGCTTCAGCGCCCTGCACGAAGCCGCCGAGCCGCTGGCCGACGCCCTGCCCCTGCACCGTGAACTGGCGCGCCTGGCCGCCGGCGGAGCGCGCCTCGAAGGCGCCCTCGCCGCCTTCGACAGCCGCCACGAAGCGGGCTTCAAGCGCCTGCACCTGCTGCTCGAACGCCAGGTCTACCGCCTGGCCAGCTGGCGCACCGCCGCCGACGACATCAACTGGCGACGCTTCTTCGACATCAATGAACTGGGTGGCCTGCGGGTGGAACGCCCGGAAGTGTTCGAGGCGACCCATGCCACGTTGTTCGCGCTGATCGAGCGCGGGCTGGTGGATGGCCTGCGCATCGACCATATCGACGGCCTCGCCGACCCACGCCGCTACTGCCGCAACTTGCGACGGCGCGTCGAGCGGCTGCTGGCCTGCCGGCCTGTGCAGGCCGCTGTCGAGCATTTCCCGATCTACGTGGAGAAGATCCTCGGGCCGGGCGAACATCTGCACCGCGACTGGCTCACCGACGGCACCACGGGCTACGAGTTCATGAACCAGGTGTCGCTGTTGCAGCACGACCCCGCCGGTGAGGCCCCGTTGAGCGACCTGTGGCGCGATGTCGGCGAGCGCCCCGATTTCCCCGACGAAGTCCGCGAAGCCCGCCACCTGGTGCTCAACGCCAGCCTGGCCGGCGACTGCGAGTCGGTGGCCCAGGCCCTGCTGCAGGTGGCCCGCGACGACCTGATGACCCGCGACCTCACGCTGGGGGCCATCCGTCGCGCATTGCAAGCCCTGGTCGAGCACTATCCGGTGTACCGCACCTACATCCACGCAGGCGGCCGTCCTGACGAAGATGAAGCGTTCTTCCAGCAGGCGTTGGCCGGTGCGCGATTGTCACTGGGTGAAGCCGACTGGCCGTTGCTCGATCACCTTGGGCAATGGCTGGGTGGCCAGCCCTGGCGCCAGCTACCGCCAGGCCCGCCACGCAAGCACCGGCGCCATGCCTGCGTGCGCTTCCAGCAATTGACCGCGCCCAGCGCCGCCAAGGCGGTGGAGGACACCGCCTTCTACCGCTCCGGCCGCCTGCTGTCGCGCAACGATGTCGGCTTCGACGCCGAACGCTTCAGCGCCGAGCCCGCCTGGTTCCACAACGAGGCGCAACGCCGCCTGCGCGACTTCCCCGACAACCTGCTGGCCACCGCCACCCACGACCACAAGCGTGGCGAAGACTGCCGCGCCCGCCTGGCGCTGCTCAGCGAGCGCGGGCCCTGGCTGGCCAGCCGCTGCGAGCACTGGCGCGAGCTGGCAACGCCCCTGCGCGCCGTGCTGGACGATGGCGTCGCCCCCAGTCCGGGCGATGAGCTGATGCTGTACCAGACCCTGCTCGGCAGTTGGCCACTGGACCTCGACCTGCACGAACCCGCCGCACTGCGCGCCTATGCCGAACGCATTCGCCAGTGGCAATGCAAGGCGCTGCGCGAAGCCAAGTTGCGCAGCAGCTGGGCGGCGCCCAACGAAGCCTATGAACAGGCCTGCGCCGGGTATGTCGACGGCCTGTTGCTGGACGACGAGAACCAGCAACTGCGCCAGTCCCTGCACGACGCCGCGCGCCGCCTCGATTGCCCCGGCGCCCTCAATGGCCTGGCCCAGTGCCTGTTGCGCTTGACCACGCCCGGCGTGCCCGACCTGTACCAGGGCAACGAGTACTGGGACCTGTCGTTGGTCGACCCGGACAACCGCCGCGCGGTGGACTACGCTGCACGGCGGGCCAGCCTGGACGACAGCGCGCCAACGGCCGAACTGCTCGCCCACTGGCGCGACGGCCGCATCAAGCAGGCATTGATCGCACGGGTGCTGGATTGCCGCCAGGCCCACCCCGAGCTGTTCCAGCGTGGCGCCTACCTGCCGCTCAGCGTGCGCGGGCGCCACGCTGACAAGGTGCTCGCCTTCGCCCGCCTGGGCGAGGGCGAACGCGCCGTCATCGTCGTACCGAGGCTGGCCAGCGCCCTGCTGGGCAACGCCCCGACCCCCTTGATCCCGGCGCAGAACTGGGACGATACCCGGCTGACCTTGCCGTTCGCCTTGTCGCCTGCCAATTGTTCGGGACTTTTCGCCGGTGCCGCGGTCACCCCTTCAAGGGAGCTGATGTTGAGCACCGTACTGGCGGAGTTTCCGGTCAATGTGTTGATTGATCATGCCTAA
- the glgB gene encoding 1,4-alpha-glucan branching protein GlgB, whose translation MNATTRDNGGLRQRDLDALARAEHADPFAVLGPHSDGAGGQLIRAFLPNALSVRVLARHDERVLVDMQQASLPGLYTAHLDEAIPYLLQIGWAGGEQVTEDPYSFGPQLGDMDMYLFSEGNHRDLSGRFGAQPIQVDGIDGVCFSVWAPNARRVSVVGDFNNWDGRRHPMRLRHSAGVWELFVPRLGVGETYKFEVLGQDGVLPLKADPLARATELPPSTASKAAGALAHDWRDHDWMEQRAQRHAYSAPLSIYELHAGSWRCELDDAGEVARFYNWRELADRLVPYVQELGFTHIELMPIMEHPFGGSWGYQPLSLFAPTSRYGSAEDFAAFVDACHQGGIGVILDWVPAHFPTDEHGLARFDGTALYEYDNPLEGFHQDWNTLIYNLGRNEVRGFMLASALHWLKHFHIDGLRVDAVASMLYRDYSRKAGEWVPNRHGGRENLEAIDFIRHLNSVAAHEAPGALIIAEESTAWPGVSQPVQQGGLGFAYKWNMGWMHDTLHYIQNDPIHRTYHHNEMSFGLIYAYSEHFILPISHDEVVHGKHSLIDKMPGDRWQKFANLRAYLTFMWTHPGKKLLFMGCEFGQWREWNHDQQLDWYLLQYSEHQGVQKLVSDLNRLYRELPALHEQDCQPQGFQWLIGDDAHNSVYAWLRWSSQGEPLLVVANFTPVPRQGYRIGVPFGERWEELLNSDAGLYAGSNVGNLGAVVADEVASHGQPVSLALNLPPLGVLVMKPA comes from the coding sequence ATGAATGCAACCACGCGTGACAACGGCGGCCTTCGGCAACGGGACCTGGATGCCCTGGCCCGCGCCGAGCACGCCGACCCGTTCGCCGTACTCGGCCCGCACTCCGATGGTGCGGGCGGTCAGTTGATCCGTGCCTTCCTGCCCAACGCCCTGAGCGTGCGCGTGCTGGCGCGCCACGACGAGCGAGTGCTCGTCGACATGCAACAGGCCAGCCTGCCGGGCCTGTACACCGCGCACCTGGACGAAGCGATCCCCTACCTGCTGCAGATCGGCTGGGCCGGTGGCGAGCAGGTCACCGAGGACCCTTACAGCTTCGGTCCGCAGCTGGGCGACATGGACATGTACCTGTTCTCCGAAGGCAACCACCGCGACCTGTCCGGGCGCTTCGGCGCTCAGCCAATCCAGGTCGACGGTATCGACGGGGTGTGTTTCTCGGTATGGGCACCCAACGCCCGGCGGGTGTCCGTGGTCGGCGACTTCAACAACTGGGATGGCCGGCGCCACCCCATGCGCCTACGCCACAGTGCCGGGGTGTGGGAGCTGTTCGTGCCCCGGCTTGGGGTGGGGGAAACCTACAAGTTCGAAGTGCTCGGCCAGGACGGTGTGCTGCCGCTCAAGGCCGACCCCCTGGCCCGCGCCACCGAGCTGCCGCCCAGCACCGCTTCGAAGGCGGCCGGGGCTCTGGCCCATGATTGGCGCGATCACGACTGGATGGAACAGCGCGCCCAGCGCCACGCCTACAGCGCACCGCTGTCGATCTACGAGCTGCATGCCGGCTCCTGGCGTTGCGAGCTGGATGATGCCGGCGAGGTCGCCCGCTTCTACAACTGGCGCGAACTGGCCGATCGTCTCGTGCCTTATGTTCAGGAACTGGGCTTCACCCATATCGAGCTGATGCCGATCATGGAGCACCCGTTCGGCGGCTCCTGGGGCTACCAGCCGCTGTCGCTGTTCGCACCCACCTCGCGCTACGGCAGCGCCGAGGACTTCGCCGCGTTCGTCGACGCCTGCCACCAGGGCGGCATTGGTGTGATCCTCGATTGGGTGCCGGCACATTTCCCCACCGACGAGCATGGCCTGGCGCGTTTCGACGGCACCGCGCTGTACGAGTACGACAACCCGCTGGAAGGCTTCCACCAGGACTGGAACACGCTGATCTACAACCTCGGGCGCAACGAGGTGCGCGGTTTCATGCTGGCCTCGGCGCTGCACTGGCTCAAGCACTTCCACATCGACGGCCTGCGCGTCGACGCGGTGGCTTCGATGCTCTACCGCGACTACTCGCGCAAGGCTGGCGAGTGGGTGCCCAACCGCCACGGCGGGCGCGAAAACCTCGAGGCCATCGACTTCATCCGCCACCTCAACAGCGTCGCGGCCCATGAAGCGCCGGGCGCCTTGATCATCGCCGAAGAGTCCACCGCCTGGCCCGGCGTCAGCCAGCCGGTGCAGCAAGGCGGGCTGGGGTTCGCCTACAAGTGGAACATGGGCTGGATGCACGACACCTTGCACTACATCCAGAACGACCCGATCCACCGCACCTACCACCACAACGAGATGAGCTTCGGGCTGATCTACGCCTACTCCGAGCACTTCATCCTGCCCATCTCCCACGACGAGGTGGTGCATGGCAAGCACTCGCTGATCGACAAGATGCCCGGCGACCGCTGGCAGAAGTTCGCCAACCTGCGCGCCTACCTGACCTTCATGTGGACCCACCCGGGCAAGAAGTTGCTGTTCATGGGCTGCGAGTTCGGGCAATGGCGCGAGTGGAATCATGACCAGCAACTGGACTGGTACCTGTTGCAGTATTCCGAGCACCAGGGCGTGCAGAAGCTGGTGAGCGACCTCAACCGGCTGTACCGCGAGCTGCCGGCGCTGCATGAGCAGGACTGCCAGCCCCAGGGTTTCCAGTGGCTGATCGGCGACGACGCGCACAACAGCGTGTATGCCTGGTTGCGCTGGAGCAGCCAGGGCGAGCCGCTGCTGGTGGTGGCCAACTTCACCCCGGTACCGCGGCAGGGGTACCGGATCGGCGTGCCGTTCGGCGAGCGTTGGGAAGAATTGCTGAACAGTGATGCCGGGCTGTATGCAGGGTCGAACGTGGGCAATCTGGGGGCGGTGGTGGCCGATGAGGTCGCCAGCCATGGGCAGCCGGTGTCGCTGGCGTTGAACCTGCCGCCGTTGGGGGTGTTGGTGATGAAGCCGGCCTGA
- the malQ gene encoding 4-alpha-glucanotransferase, with amino-acid sequence MSEHPLHRLAARVGLARDWIDANNRPQQVSDDVLRQVLQGLGHPAHDRAAIDASLRAVEQAEDSEHLPPLLTVDSGQPLDLQRYFSAASTVRCTLEDGTPHTLQLDAQARLPGELPLGYHQLDIDGRTFTVAVAPSRCHALQDRVEQAPPRSWGLAVQLYSLRRPGDGGYGDCLALEQLARSAAERGADALAISPIHALSVVDQQHYSPYSPSSRLLLNTLYASPAALLGERAVRMAIEACGLEQTLEDLEQRPLVDWPRAADARLRLLEALYHDFSQGDHPLREDFDRFRAGGGEKLEHHCRFEVLQAHAMEHGLGSDWRTWPAAWHDPYHPEVAAFADAYPARVEFHAFCQWLTERSLQRAQDAARGNGMAIGLIADLAVGADGAGSQAWSRQDELLADLKVGAPPDILNRAGQDWGICAFSPEGLRRNGYRAFIEMLRANLAHAGGLRIDHVMGLRRLWLVPRGATPREGAYLNYPLDDLLRLLALESVRHQAIILGEDLGTVPAGLRERLADKAVLGMRVLPFEQAAPGHFTAILDWPDNALATTGTHDLAPLAGWLGGRDIDWSHRLKLIEAAAELHWRHTRALERDGLRRTLEQNYGPQADDSALIDAAIRYVGHTRAPLVLVPLEDLLGCDEQPNLPGTTEGHPNWRRRFRTPVRDLLDDEDAARRLELLAQAREQAWERDR; translated from the coding sequence ATGAGCGAGCACCCCCTCCATCGCCTGGCCGCCCGGGTGGGCCTGGCCCGCGACTGGATCGACGCCAACAACCGTCCGCAGCAGGTGAGCGACGACGTATTGCGCCAAGTGCTGCAAGGCCTGGGTCACCCGGCCCACGACCGTGCAGCCATCGACGCCAGCCTGCGCGCCGTCGAACAGGCCGAGGACAGCGAACACCTGCCACCGTTGCTGACCGTCGACAGCGGCCAGCCGCTCGACCTGCAACGCTACTTCAGTGCCGCAAGCACCGTGCGATGCACCCTGGAAGACGGTACGCCGCACACCTTGCAACTGGACGCCCAGGCTCGCCTGCCGGGCGAGCTGCCGCTGGGTTACCACCAACTGGACATCGACGGCCGAACCTTCACCGTGGCGGTGGCGCCTTCGCGCTGCCATGCCCTGCAAGACCGCGTGGAGCAAGCGCCACCCCGCAGCTGGGGCCTGGCGGTGCAGTTGTACAGCCTGCGTCGCCCCGGCGATGGCGGCTATGGCGACTGCCTCGCTCTGGAGCAACTGGCACGCAGCGCCGCCGAACGCGGCGCCGATGCCCTGGCGATCAGCCCGATCCATGCGTTGTCGGTCGTCGACCAGCAGCACTACAGCCCCTACTCGCCCTCCAGCCGCCTGTTGCTCAACACCCTGTACGCCAGCCCCGCCGCCCTGCTGGGCGAGCGCGCCGTGCGCATGGCGATCGAAGCCTGCGGCCTGGAACAGACGCTCGAAGACCTGGAGCAGCGTCCGCTGGTCGACTGGCCACGGGCCGCCGACGCCCGCCTGCGCCTGCTCGAAGCGCTCTACCATGACTTCAGCCAGGGCGATCACCCGCTGCGCGAAGACTTCGACCGTTTCCGCGCCGGCGGCGGCGAAAAGCTCGAGCACCACTGCCGCTTCGAGGTGCTGCAGGCCCACGCCATGGAACACGGCCTGGGCAGCGACTGGCGCACCTGGCCGGCGGCCTGGCACGACCCCTACCACCCGGAAGTCGCGGCCTTCGCCGATGCCTACCCCGCCCGCGTAGAGTTCCATGCCTTCTGCCAGTGGCTGACCGAACGCAGCCTGCAACGGGCCCAGGACGCCGCGCGCGGCAATGGCATGGCCATCGGCCTGATCGCCGACCTGGCGGTGGGCGCCGACGGCGCCGGCAGCCAGGCCTGGAGCCGCCAGGACGAGCTGCTGGCCGACCTCAAGGTCGGCGCGCCCCCGGACATCCTCAACCGCGCCGGGCAGGACTGGGGCATCTGCGCGTTCTCGCCCGAAGGCCTCAGGCGCAACGGCTACCGCGCCTTCATCGAGATGCTGCGGGCCAACCTGGCCCATGCCGGCGGCCTGCGCATCGACCATGTGATGGGCCTGCGCCGGCTGTGGCTGGTCCCCCGTGGCGCCACACCCCGCGAAGGCGCCTACCTGAACTATCCGCTGGACGACCTGCTGCGCCTTTTGGCCCTGGAATCGGTACGCCACCAGGCGATCATCCTCGGCGAAGACCTGGGTACCGTGCCCGCAGGCCTGCGTGAACGCCTGGCCGACAAGGCCGTGCTGGGCATGCGCGTGCTGCCCTTCGAGCAGGCCGCGCCCGGGCATTTCACAGCGATCCTCGACTGGCCCGACAACGCCCTGGCCACCACCGGCACCCATGACCTCGCGCCCCTGGCCGGTTGGCTGGGGGGGCGCGATATCGACTGGAGCCACCGCCTGAAGCTGATCGAGGCCGCCGCCGAGCTGCACTGGCGGCATACCCGGGCGCTGGAGCGCGACGGCCTGCGTCGCACCCTGGAGCAGAACTACGGCCCGCAGGCGGACGACAGCGCGCTGATCGATGCCGCGATCCGCTACGTCGGCCATACCCGCGCCCCGCTGGTGCTGGTGCCCCTGGAGGACCTGCTGGGTTGCGACGAGCAACCCAACCTGCCCGGCACCACCGAGGGCCACCCCAACTGGCGGCGGCGCTTCAGGACGCCGGTGCGCGACCTGCTCGACGACGAGGACGCCGCCCGCCGCCTGGAGCTGCTGGCCCAGGCCCGCGAGCAGGCCTGGGAGCGTGACCGATGA
- a CDS encoding autotransporter outer membrane beta-barrel domain-containing protein translates to MKSTSNPSRFDVFFYAVSTSLLLATPVETFAFQAQEGEPFARFLEQPEVPRLSLDPMNASGLNQGLLNAFSARMGERHGQAMPDTIASQWAQFFPGAPRIGAQAPAQLEAPSQQLMIGPDLFVREASDGSVHRAGIFMGHNNLQSSFNGMRPLLGDKQRDAVNLSGESLGVYWSMTHEQGWHVDAVAMGTRIDVNGRSQAGERVDDSGHAMTFSVEGGYPIGLGGGWVIEPQAQLINQQFFPGSQAQEETLQAFDSQPTWSGRVGAKLSARYEVSGMPIEPYVRTNVWHDFSNTDAVKLDQVDKISSSRSATTVELGLGLVARVTPNVALFVSADYSSDVDDNDLNGLIGSLGVRMRW, encoded by the coding sequence ATGAAAAGCACCTCGAATCCCTCGCGTTTCGACGTCTTTTTCTACGCGGTTTCCACGTCGCTGCTTCTGGCAACCCCGGTGGAAACCTTCGCTTTCCAAGCGCAGGAAGGCGAGCCCTTCGCCCGCTTTCTGGAACAACCCGAGGTGCCGCGACTATCCCTGGACCCAATGAACGCCAGCGGCCTCAACCAGGGCTTGCTCAACGCCTTCTCCGCGCGCATGGGCGAGCGCCACGGCCAGGCCATGCCGGATACCATCGCCAGCCAGTGGGCGCAGTTCTTCCCCGGCGCCCCGCGCATCGGCGCCCAGGCGCCGGCGCAACTGGAAGCCCCCAGCCAGCAACTGATGATCGGCCCGGACCTGTTCGTGCGCGAGGCCAGCGACGGCAGCGTGCACCGCGCGGGGATCTTCATGGGGCACAACAACCTGCAGAGCAGCTTCAACGGCATGCGCCCCCTGCTCGGTGACAAGCAGCGCGACGCGGTCAACCTCAGCGGCGAGAGCCTGGGCGTGTACTGGAGCATGACCCACGAGCAGGGCTGGCACGTGGACGCGGTGGCCATGGGCACGCGCATCGACGTCAACGGCCGCTCCCAGGCCGGCGAACGGGTCGATGACAGCGGCCATGCGATGACCTTCTCGGTGGAGGGTGGCTACCCCATCGGTCTGGGCGGCGGCTGGGTGATCGAACCCCAGGCGCAGTTGATCAACCAGCAGTTCTTCCCCGGCAGCCAGGCCCAGGAGGAGACCCTGCAGGCCTTCGACAGCCAGCCCACCTGGAGCGGCCGGGTCGGTGCCAAGCTGTCGGCGCGCTACGAAGTCAGCGGCATGCCCATCGAGCCCTACGTGCGTACCAACGTCTGGCACGACTTCAGCAACACCGACGCGGTGAAGCTGGACCAGGTGGACAAGATCTCCAGTTCACGCAGCGCCACCACGGTGGAGTTGGGGCTGGGGCTGGTGGCACGGGTCACGCCCAATGTGGCGCTGTTCGTCAGCGCCGACTACAGCAGTGATGTGGATGACAATGACCTGAATGGGCTGATCGGCAGCCTGGGGGTGAGAATGCGCTGGTAA
- the glgX gene encoding glycogen debranching protein GlgX, with translation MSPRAPKKTRSVAPSRIREGLPFPLGANWDGLGVNFALFSANASKVELCLFDSTGEHELERIELPEYTDEIYHGYLPDAHPGLVYGYRVHGPYDPANGHRFNPNKLLIDPYAKQLVGTLKWSEALFGYTIGHPDGDLSFDERDSAPFVPKCKVIDPAFTWGRDQRVLIPWERTILYEAHTRGISMRHPAVAEDLRGTFAGLANDELLGHIKALGVSSIELLPIHAFVNDQHLLDKGLNNYWGYNSIAFFAPHPRYLASGKIAEFKEMVAHLHDAGLEVILDVVYNHTAEGNERGPTLSMRGIDNASYYRLMPDDKRFYINDSGTGNTLDLSHPCVLQLVTDSLRYWAGEMHVDGFRFDLATILGRYHDGYSERHGFLVACRQDPMLSQVKLIAEPWDCGPGGYQVGNFAPGWAEWNDRFRDTVRSFWKGDEGMLADFAARLTASGDLFNNRGRRPYASVNFVTAHDGFTLRDLVSYNEKHNEDNDENNQDGTSNNLSWNCGVEGPTDDPQINALRMRQMRNFFATLLLAQGTPMIVAGDEFSRTQHGNNNAYCQDSEIGWVNWDLDQDGKELLAFVKRLTRLRLAYPILRRSRFLVGDYNEAIGVKDVTWLAPDGEEMTVEQWEDPHGRCLGMLMDGRAQVSGIARPGAEATLLLIVNAYHDVVPFKLPTVPEGDYWSCLVDTDRPEMRKPQHLQFEALFEVKGRSLLLMALQREEE, from the coding sequence ATGAGCCCCCGCGCCCCGAAGAAAACCCGCTCCGTCGCCCCGTCGCGCATCCGCGAAGGCCTGCCCTTCCCGCTCGGCGCCAACTGGGATGGCCTGGGGGTCAACTTCGCCCTGTTCTCGGCCAACGCCAGCAAGGTCGAACTGTGCCTGTTCGACTCGACCGGCGAGCACGAGCTCGAGCGCATCGAGCTGCCCGAGTACACCGACGAGATCTACCACGGCTACCTGCCGGACGCCCACCCCGGCCTGGTCTACGGCTACCGCGTGCACGGCCCGTACGACCCGGCCAACGGCCATCGCTTCAACCCCAACAAGCTGCTGATCGACCCCTACGCCAAGCAACTGGTGGGCACGCTGAAATGGTCCGAGGCGCTGTTCGGCTACACCATCGGCCACCCCGACGGCGACCTGTCGTTCGACGAGCGCGACAGCGCGCCCTTCGTGCCCAAGTGCAAGGTGATCGACCCGGCCTTCACCTGGGGCCGCGACCAGCGCGTGCTGATCCCCTGGGAACGCACGATCCTCTACGAGGCCCACACCCGCGGCATCAGCATGCGCCACCCTGCGGTAGCGGAGGACTTGCGCGGCACCTTCGCTGGCCTTGCCAACGACGAACTGCTCGGGCACATCAAGGCCCTGGGTGTGTCGAGCATCGAGCTGCTGCCGATCCACGCCTTCGTCAACGACCAGCACCTGCTGGACAAGGGCCTGAACAATTACTGGGGCTACAACAGCATCGCCTTCTTCGCCCCGCACCCGCGCTACCTGGCCAGCGGCAAGATCGCCGAGTTCAAGGAGATGGTCGCGCACCTGCACGACGCCGGGCTCGAGGTGATCCTCGACGTGGTCTACAACCACACCGCCGAAGGCAACGAGCGCGGCCCGACGCTGTCGATGCGCGGCATCGACAACGCCTCGTACTACCGCCTGATGCCCGACGACAAGCGCTTCTACATCAACGATTCCGGCACCGGCAACACCCTCGACCTGAGCCACCCCTGCGTGCTGCAACTGGTCACCGACTCGCTGCGCTACTGGGCCGGCGAAATGCACGTGGACGGTTTCCGCTTCGACCTGGCGACCATCCTCGGGCGCTACCACGACGGCTACAGCGAGCGCCACGGGTTCCTCGTCGCCTGCCGCCAGGACCCGATGCTCAGCCAGGTCAAGCTGATCGCCGAGCCCTGGGACTGTGGCCCTGGCGGCTACCAGGTGGGCAACTTCGCCCCCGGCTGGGCGGAGTGGAACGACCGCTTCCGCGACACCGTGCGCAGTTTCTGGAAGGGCGACGAAGGCATGCTCGCCGACTTCGCCGCGCGCCTGACCGCCTCGGGCGACCTGTTCAACAACCGTGGGCGACGCCCCTACGCCTCGGTCAACTTCGTCACCGCCCACGACGGTTTCACCCTGCGCGACCTGGTCTCGTACAACGAGAAACACAACGAGGACAACGACGAGAACAACCAGGACGGCACCAGCAACAACCTGTCGTGGAACTGCGGCGTGGAAGGCCCCACCGACGACCCGCAGATCAACGCCCTGCGCATGCGCCAGATGCGCAACTTCTTCGCCACCCTCCTGCTGGCCCAGGGCACGCCGATGATCGTCGCCGGCGACGAGTTCAGCCGTACCCAGCACGGCAACAACAACGCCTACTGCCAGGACAGCGAGATCGGCTGGGTGAACTGGGACCTGGACCAGGATGGCAAGGAATTGCTGGCCTTCGTCAAGCGCCTGACCCGGCTGCGCCTGGCCTACCCGATCCTGCGCCGCTCGCGCTTCCTGGTCGGTGATTACAACGAGGCGATCGGCGTCAAGGACGTCACCTGGCTCGCCCCCGACGGCGAGGAGATGACCGTCGAGCAGTGGGAAGACCCGCACGGGCGCTGCCTGGGCATGCTGATGGACGGCCGCGCCCAGGTCAGCGGCATCGCCCGGCCCGGTGCCGAGGCGACGCTGCTGCTGATCGTCAATGCCTACCATGACGTGGTGCCGTTCAAGCTACCGACGGTGCCGGAGGGCGACTACTGGAGCTGCCTGGTGGACACCGACCGGCCGGAGATGCGCAAGCCGCAGCACCTGCAGTTCGAGGCGCTGTTCGAGGTCAAGGGGCGGTCTTTGCTGTTGATGGCGCTGCAGCGTGAGGAGGAATGA